A portion of the Chondrinema litorale genome contains these proteins:
- the rpsP gene encoding 30S ribosomal protein S16: MAVRIRLSRHGRKKRPIYYVVVADSRTPRDGRFVEKLGVFNPNVHPAEFDVDLDRAFYWVMTGAQPSDAVRTMLSREGVLLRKHLQIGVNKGALTQEEADKRYQDWRSEKIAKYEKIASDKAQAKADEQARIEAEILKLREAEKAEVDAKAAAEAEKKAAEEAKAAEEAAANATEEAPAETEEAAPKAEATEEAPKEEKKEE; this comes from the coding sequence ATGGCAGTAAGAATCAGATTGTCCCGTCATGGACGTAAGAAAAGGCCAATCTACTATGTAGTAGTAGCAGACTCAAGAACACCACGTGATGGTAGATTTGTTGAGAAATTAGGAGTTTTTAATCCAAATGTACACCCTGCAGAATTCGATGTAGACTTAGATAGAGCTTTCTATTGGGTTATGACAGGTGCACAGCCTTCAGATGCTGTACGTACTATGCTTTCTCGTGAAGGAGTATTACTTAGAAAACACTTACAAATAGGTGTAAACAAAGGAGCTCTTACTCAAGAAGAAGCTGACAAGCGTTATCAGGATTGGAGAAGTGAGAAAATTGCTAAATATGAGAAAATTGCATCTGACAAGGCACAAGCAAAAGCAGATGAGCAAGCTCGTATTGAAGCTGAGATTCTTAAATTAAGAGAAGCTGAAAAAGCTGAGGTAGATGCAAAAGCAGCAGCAGAGGCTGAGAAAAAAGCGGCTGAAGAAGCAAAAGCAGCTGAAGAAGCAGCAGCGAATGCGACTGAAGAAGCTCCTGCTGAAACTGAAGAAGCAGCTCCAAAAGCTGAAGCTACAGAGGAAGCACCGAAAGAAGAGAAAAAAGAAGAATAG
- a CDS encoding DUF294 nucleotidyltransferase-like domain-containing protein, which yields MNAIDHDSYIFFKQFQPFNQLPDFALQSLCKDLQLTYYDENKYIFKEGDAAHEFVYVVKKGAVAITKIQESAQNEVLVDICEEGDILGLRVLLASGDYVLNAKVKEEALLYCIPAKVVKLLMEKYPKVSLFFAGLIANQLPERTKKTALLDNHYNPSYNLSNQENDFKIVQGVKQVITISPESNVFEAAQLMKTKNIGSLLITDTSQYPLGIITDADLRRKIVAENIQPSAVLVKEIMSSPVITVNETPKASELLILMAQKNIRHFCVTKDGTDKSEICGIISERDIVATQGNNPAVIIRKIQQSNSVVSLKALRDTTDELLQSYLEQETALRFVLEIITQVNDAIIDKVISLAIQELETKGLGKPPVSFCWLSLGSEGRKEQLLRTDQDNAILYENVPTDSKVDESEVNKYFLELGKMVTEMLYEIGFEKCPGDIMASNKAWCRPLESWKRQFESWILTPEPNALMHSNIFFDFRPVYGNEQLAIDLQNHIFSLIDKETRFLTFLANNAMLNPTPLSFFRNFIVEKGGKFTDFFDIKARALMPLSDAARVLAYHHKIQLYGSTIERFTELIKHDNKNADIYSEACMAFEILLRTRAINAFEHQNAGRYIDIKKLNKLQKQTLKNIFSLTDKLKKILKVRFRTDFIR from the coding sequence TTGAATGCTATAGACCACGATTCGTATATTTTCTTTAAGCAATTTCAGCCTTTTAATCAATTACCTGACTTTGCATTACAATCTTTATGTAAAGATTTGCAGCTCACCTACTACGACGAAAATAAATATATTTTTAAAGAAGGAGATGCCGCACATGAGTTTGTATATGTTGTTAAAAAAGGTGCAGTTGCTATTACAAAAATTCAAGAAAGCGCTCAAAACGAAGTATTGGTTGATATTTGTGAAGAAGGTGACATCTTAGGTTTAAGAGTTTTGCTTGCTTCAGGTGATTATGTGCTTAATGCTAAGGTTAAAGAAGAAGCATTACTCTACTGCATACCTGCAAAAGTGGTTAAGTTACTAATGGAAAAATACCCAAAGGTTTCCTTGTTTTTTGCTGGTTTAATTGCTAATCAACTCCCTGAGCGCACTAAGAAAACTGCCCTACTGGACAACCACTACAACCCAAGTTATAATTTATCTAATCAAGAAAATGATTTTAAAATTGTACAAGGAGTAAAACAGGTGATTACCATTTCACCAGAAAGTAATGTGTTTGAAGCAGCCCAGTTGATGAAAACCAAAAACATTGGTTCTTTGCTTATAACAGATACTTCGCAATATCCTTTAGGAATTATTACTGATGCTGATTTAAGAAGAAAGATTGTAGCTGAAAATATTCAACCTTCTGCTGTATTGGTAAAAGAAATTATGAGCTCGCCAGTAATTACTGTAAATGAAACTCCAAAAGCTAGTGAGTTACTCATTTTAATGGCTCAAAAAAATATAAGACATTTTTGTGTAACTAAAGATGGAACCGACAAAAGTGAAATTTGTGGGATTATTTCAGAAAGAGACATAGTAGCTACACAAGGTAATAACCCTGCTGTAATCATCAGAAAAATTCAGCAAAGCAATAGTGTAGTCTCTTTAAAAGCATTAAGAGATACGACTGACGAATTACTACAAAGTTATTTGGAACAAGAAACTGCTCTACGCTTTGTTTTGGAAATTATTACTCAAGTAAATGATGCCATTATAGATAAGGTGATAAGCTTAGCAATTCAAGAATTAGAAACAAAAGGACTTGGTAAACCTCCAGTTTCATTTTGCTGGCTCTCATTAGGAAGCGAGGGAAGAAAAGAACAACTACTTAGAACTGATCAAGATAATGCCATTTTGTATGAAAATGTACCAACTGATAGTAAAGTTGATGAATCAGAGGTAAACAAATACTTTCTTGAGTTGGGCAAAATGGTAACAGAAATGTTATATGAAATTGGATTTGAAAAATGCCCTGGTGATATAATGGCCTCTAACAAAGCATGGTGTAGGCCTTTAGAAAGCTGGAAGAGACAGTTTGAAAGTTGGATATTAACTCCTGAGCCTAATGCTTTAATGCACAGTAATATCTTCTTCGATTTTAGACCTGTTTATGGCAATGAACAACTGGCTATAGATTTACAAAACCACATCTTTAGTTTAATTGATAAAGAAACCCGCTTCCTTACTTTCTTGGCAAACAATGCCATGTTAAACCCCACACCATTGAGTTTTTTCAGAAACTTTATCGTGGAAAAAGGAGGAAAATTTACCGACTTCTTTGACATTAAAGCCAGAGCCTTAATGCCTCTTTCAGATGCTGCCAGAGTTTTAGCTTATCATCATAAAATTCAATTGTACGGTAGCACCATTGAACGTTTTACAGAGCTAATTAAACATGATAATAAAAATGCTGATATTTATTCAGAAGCTTGTATGGCATTCGAAATATTGCTGAGAACTCGTGCAATCAATGCATTTGAACACCAAAATGCTGGTCGTTATATTGATATTAAGAAACTCAATAAACTACAGAAACAAACTCTAAAGAATATTTTCTCTTTAACAGATAAATTAAAGAAAATATTAAAAGTAAGGTTTAGAACTGATTTTATCAGATAA
- a CDS encoding alpha/beta fold hydrolase: protein MDSHSYTKFIGNEVLQNNDLGEEFNAKVLLAFHGFGQSASVYKMLIELYPDIIIYSFDLFAHGESKWDTTNYNYSPEAFKQELHQLFEKEQIQCFDVIAFSIGCRLALATAAFFPERVNKLCLVAPDGIYENVWYHFATKNWLGNYLFRQFTKHEKWLYTTTKIFNKYRIVDEKLLKVAEKVVHFYSLKKVYTTWMLYRHFTFGTRKVFSDLFDANKHVWLVTSNNDEVILENKLRLKLEKLGVLSKIKVISFVVYHQRLLRHSLNSSELGSFFTENDC, encoded by the coding sequence ATGGATAGTCATTCGTACACAAAATTTATTGGAAATGAAGTCTTACAAAATAATGATTTAGGTGAGGAATTTAATGCAAAAGTTTTGTTGGCCTTCCATGGTTTTGGACAGAGTGCATCTGTTTATAAAATGCTGATAGAGTTATATCCAGATATTATTATTTATAGTTTCGATTTGTTTGCTCATGGAGAAAGTAAATGGGATACTACGAATTATAATTATTCTCCTGAGGCTTTTAAGCAAGAGCTCCATCAGCTATTTGAAAAGGAGCAAATACAGTGTTTTGATGTAATTGCTTTTTCTATTGGTTGTCGATTGGCTTTGGCAACAGCCGCTTTTTTCCCAGAAAGAGTAAATAAGCTTTGCTTAGTTGCACCAGATGGAATTTATGAAAACGTTTGGTATCATTTTGCTACAAAAAACTGGTTGGGCAATTATTTATTCAGGCAATTTACCAAACATGAAAAATGGCTTTACACAACCACCAAAATCTTTAATAAGTATCGTATTGTTGATGAGAAGTTGTTGAAAGTAGCTGAAAAAGTGGTGCATTTCTATTCTTTAAAAAAAGTCTATACAACTTGGATGTTATACAGGCATTTTACTTTTGGTACTCGTAAAGTTTTTAGTGATTTGTTTGATGCTAATAAGCATGTTTGGCTTGTTACAAGCAACAATGATGAAGTGATTCTTGAAAACAAGCTCCGACTCAAGCTAGAAAAGCTAGGTGTTCTTTCTAAAATAAAGGTTATAAGCTTTGTTGTGTATCATCAGAGATTACTAAGGCATAGTTTAAATTCTAGTGAATTAGGTAGCTTTTTTACTGAAAATGACTGTTAA
- a CDS encoding heparinase II/III domain-containing protein, which produces MKLPSYLKRHYYSFQLIQILILFYPTINAIAQSQTDQWLISKYYSENVLNEILIPVEEWQPFPKDASVYKEALSEEAYNTLIKKGEEALEFAWPSLTASQLLEYHKTGNRRNYEKKYFDRRYNLRDLVLAELLEAKGRFTEEIVNGIWLICDESYWGLPAHLYLQKGNAELPNVLEPTVDLFAAQTANLLAWTDYLLGEKLDVVSPRIRERIKIETERRILEPTLKRDDFWWMGFSESQHQVNNWNPWIASNWLAAVLLLEDNKEERAAAVFKIMKALDNFLNPYPRDGGCDEGPSYWGRAGASLFDCLELLNSATDGKINIYDQEIIKNIGTYIYKAYIGDNYFINFADAAASMNPSSDLIFRYGKRINDVQMQQFGAYMAKKEGEFATDVSLDRALFALLNYKNLYESETKFNFPKDVWLPESEIMAARSNSNNTGFYIAAKGGHNNESHNHNDVGNFIIYYNAKPVLVDAGVGTYTAKTFSNQRYTIWNMQSAYHNLPTVNGVMEKEGRKFEADEVNYRHNSRMAKFSLDLAKTYPEEAQIKSWKRTIQLNRGKNVTLSERFVLNKVTDTTFLSLITPCEVRLTEPGEIRLVYNEAGTKFSVYINYNPELFKVEKEAINLEGDENGRLKSTWANGLNRIKLIDKLKQPTGNWKFLISSY; this is translated from the coding sequence ATGAAACTACCTTCATACCTAAAGAGACACTACTACTCTTTCCAGCTTATACAGATACTCATTCTGTTTTATCCCACAATTAATGCTATTGCCCAGTCGCAAACAGATCAATGGTTAATTAGCAAGTATTATTCTGAGAATGTACTCAATGAAATATTGATTCCTGTTGAAGAGTGGCAGCCATTTCCCAAAGATGCTTCAGTCTATAAGGAAGCATTATCTGAAGAAGCTTACAATACACTAATTAAAAAAGGAGAAGAAGCATTAGAGTTTGCTTGGCCCTCTCTTACTGCAAGCCAATTGTTAGAGTATCATAAAACAGGAAATAGAAGAAACTACGAAAAAAAATATTTTGATAGACGGTATAATCTCCGAGACTTAGTTTTAGCTGAATTATTAGAAGCTAAAGGCAGGTTTACAGAAGAAATTGTAAATGGCATCTGGTTGATTTGCGATGAGTCTTATTGGGGACTTCCTGCTCATTTATATCTGCAAAAGGGAAATGCTGAGCTACCAAATGTTTTAGAACCAACTGTAGATTTGTTTGCTGCTCAAACAGCTAACTTGCTAGCTTGGACAGATTATTTACTTGGTGAAAAGCTGGATGTGGTTTCTCCTCGAATAAGAGAGCGGATAAAAATTGAAACTGAAAGAAGAATATTAGAGCCAACTCTTAAAAGAGATGATTTTTGGTGGATGGGTTTTAGTGAGAGTCAGCATCAGGTAAACAACTGGAATCCTTGGATTGCTTCAAACTGGTTAGCAGCAGTATTACTATTAGAAGATAATAAAGAAGAAAGAGCAGCGGCTGTATTTAAGATTATGAAAGCGCTGGATAATTTTTTAAATCCATATCCTAGAGATGGGGGATGTGATGAAGGTCCATCTTATTGGGGAAGGGCAGGTGCATCACTATTCGATTGTCTTGAACTACTAAATAGTGCTACTGATGGGAAAATTAATATCTACGACCAAGAAATTATCAAGAATATTGGGACTTATATTTACAAGGCTTACATAGGCGACAATTACTTTATCAATTTTGCAGATGCAGCTGCCAGCATGAATCCAAGCAGCGATTTAATTTTCCGTTATGGAAAAAGGATTAACGACGTGCAAATGCAACAGTTTGGAGCATACATGGCAAAAAAAGAAGGTGAGTTTGCTACAGATGTAAGTCTTGACAGAGCACTTTTTGCTCTTTTAAATTATAAAAATTTGTATGAGAGTGAAACGAAATTCAATTTTCCAAAAGATGTTTGGCTACCAGAATCTGAGATTATGGCTGCACGGTCTAACTCAAACAATACTGGGTTTTATATAGCTGCCAAAGGTGGACATAATAATGAAAGCCACAATCATAATGATGTAGGTAACTTTATAATTTATTACAATGCAAAACCTGTGTTAGTAGATGCTGGTGTTGGAACTTATACAGCTAAAACTTTTAGTAATCAGCGGTATACAATCTGGAATATGCAATCTGCTTATCACAATTTACCAACAGTAAATGGAGTAATGGAGAAAGAAGGCAGAAAGTTTGAGGCAGACGAAGTGAATTATAGGCATAATTCTAGAATGGCAAAGTTTAGTTTAGACCTTGCAAAAACTTACCCTGAAGAAGCCCAGATAAAGAGTTGGAAAAGAACCATTCAGCTAAATAGAGGTAAAAATGTAACACTATCTGAAAGGTTTGTCTTGAATAAAGTAACAGATACCACCTTCTTATCACTCATTACTCCTTGTGAGGTACGATTAACAGAACCAGGTGAAATTAGATTAGTCTACAATGAAGCTGGAACAAAATTTTCTGTTTATATCAACTACAATCCTGAATTGTTTAAAGTAGAAAAAGAAGCTATTAACCTAGAAGGTGATGAAAATGGCAGGTTAAAAAGCACTTGGGCAAATGGTTTAAATAGAATTAAACTGATTGATAAATTAAAACAACCAACTGGGAACTGGAAGTTTCTAATATCAAGTTATTAA
- a CDS encoding sigma-70 family RNA polymerase sigma factor, which yields MRQLKITQTITNRESQSLERYFNEISKVELLTPEEEVDLAKRIKKGDELALEKLTKANLRFVVSVAKQYQNRNLSLNDLINEGNLGLVKAAQKFDETRGFKFISYAVWWIRQSIMQALAEQSRIVRLPLNRTGALSKINKTFAELEQKYEREPTAEELAEILEMDSDDITNTLSLSAKQLSMDAPFQEGESNSLLDVLENKNIQNTDRDLSYTSSLEIETERALSTLTSREQQVIRMSFGIGGEHPMSLEQIGEKLNLTRERVRQIKEKAIKKLRSREKSKLLAEYLG from the coding sequence ATGCGACAGCTCAAGATCACACAAACTATCACCAATAGAGAAAGCCAGTCTTTGGAAAGGTATTTCAACGAAATTAGTAAGGTTGAACTACTTACACCCGAAGAAGAAGTTGACTTGGCTAAAAGAATCAAGAAGGGTGATGAGTTAGCCCTTGAAAAACTAACAAAAGCTAATTTAAGATTCGTGGTTTCTGTTGCCAAGCAATACCAGAATCGAAATCTATCATTAAATGACCTCATTAATGAAGGTAATTTAGGTCTCGTTAAAGCAGCTCAAAAATTTGACGAAACCAGAGGTTTTAAATTTATCTCTTATGCAGTATGGTGGATTAGACAGTCGATCATGCAAGCATTAGCAGAACAGTCAAGAATCGTAAGATTGCCATTAAACAGGACTGGTGCTCTAAGTAAAATCAATAAAACTTTTGCAGAACTAGAGCAGAAGTATGAAAGAGAGCCAACAGCTGAGGAACTTGCAGAAATTCTTGAAATGGATTCTGACGACATCACAAATACTTTAAGTTTGAGCGCAAAACAACTTTCTATGGATGCACCGTTCCAAGAAGGAGAAAGCAACTCATTACTTGATGTACTTGAAAACAAAAACATTCAAAATACCGACAGAGACCTTTCTTATACAAGCTCACTAGAAATCGAAACAGAAAGAGCATTATCAACTCTTACAAGCAGAGAGCAACAAGTAATTAGAATGTCATTCGGTATTGGTGGCGAACATCCAATGTCTCTAGAACAAATTGGTGAAAAGTTAAATCTTACTAGAGAAAGAGTAAGACAAATTAAAGAAAAAGCTATTAAAAAGCTTAGATCAAGAGAAAAAAGCAAGTTACTTGCTGAGTATCTTGGATAA
- a CDS encoding ABC transporter permease, producing MLKNYITIAFRNLTKNKIYSSINIVGLAIGISCCFLILAHVQDELSYDKFHKDSKNIYRVALKRLYSTHTTFYAIIPHSFAKVIEDDYPEVEKTVRLFANQNTTLFRYEDEKGELHLFEEKQFMLADSNFFDVFTVEIIKGDKNTALDGNNSIVITEETAKKYFGEVDPIGKIITSNQTDFKVSAVCENIPENSHFDFDIIAALGTFPFFNSLNFTGFSAYTYLKLKENTNPKQLEAKFPDMVLKYAAPQIEQSLGISYKEYQDKGNGYQYFLQNLGDIHLHSNLEAEMKVNGNITQVYIFISISIFILFLACINFMNLATARSAERAKEVGIRKALGSLKKQLITQFLTESIVISLVSLLIALVIISFALPYFNNLAGKTINIDFSNLNIIAGLIAFSILVGLLAGIYPAFFISSFNPIAVMKGQLNTGGKGALLRNGLVVFQFFISIILITGTLIVYKQMNYIQSTDLGYNKENIVIIEGIGNLGNKLETFKNEVNKVTGVSNVAFSSAMPGQPFFFGSSFIPEYKSEALITKTMVMDEDFQKTMGLEIIEGRGFDKAYNDSSSIILNEAALVALDIQDPIGSKITSKNNDPANNVTYTIVGIAKDFHFQSLRESISPLAILAPSGSNNFGFLAVHINNSELHSSLSDIENLWKEFENEMPFKHTFFEEDLKAQYISDKRFGEVFMVFASLAIIIACVGLFGLAAYTASLKTKEIGVRKVLGASISGIILMLTTKFTKLVLIAFVLAIPFTYYVMDWWLSSFAYKTEMGILPFLLAGTSAFGIAIITVSYQSIKAAIVNPVKSLKSE from the coding sequence ATGCTTAAAAATTACATTACTATTGCATTCCGCAATTTGACAAAAAACAAGATTTATTCTTCAATTAATATTGTAGGTCTTGCTATTGGAATAAGCTGTTGTTTCCTAATACTCGCTCATGTTCAAGACGAATTATCATACGACAAGTTTCATAAAGACTCAAAAAACATCTATAGGGTAGCACTTAAAAGACTGTATTCAACCCATACTACTTTCTATGCAATTATCCCTCACTCTTTTGCCAAAGTGATTGAAGATGATTACCCTGAAGTAGAGAAAACAGTTCGATTATTTGCTAATCAAAATACTACATTATTTAGATATGAAGACGAGAAAGGAGAATTGCATCTTTTTGAAGAAAAACAATTTATGCTGGCAGACTCAAACTTCTTTGATGTATTTACTGTAGAAATTATTAAAGGAGATAAAAACACAGCATTAGATGGAAATAATAGTATTGTTATTACTGAAGAAACAGCAAAAAAGTATTTCGGTGAAGTTGATCCAATAGGCAAAATAATAACCAGTAACCAAACTGACTTTAAAGTAAGTGCCGTTTGCGAAAACATACCAGAAAACTCTCATTTCGATTTTGACATAATTGCTGCACTCGGCACATTTCCATTTTTTAACTCATTAAATTTCACAGGGTTTTCTGCCTATACTTACCTTAAGCTAAAAGAAAATACTAACCCAAAGCAACTGGAAGCCAAGTTTCCAGATATGGTTTTAAAATATGCAGCTCCTCAAATAGAACAAAGTTTAGGCATTAGCTACAAAGAATACCAAGATAAAGGAAATGGTTATCAATACTTTTTGCAAAACCTAGGAGACATTCACTTGCATTCAAATTTAGAAGCAGAGATGAAAGTAAATGGTAACATTACACAAGTTTATATTTTCATATCTATATCGATATTTATTCTGTTTCTAGCCTGTATCAACTTTATGAACTTGGCAACTGCTCGTTCTGCTGAAAGAGCCAAAGAAGTTGGTATTAGAAAAGCTCTTGGCTCATTAAAAAAGCAATTGATTACTCAGTTCTTAACCGAATCTATTGTAATTTCTTTGGTAAGCCTGCTAATTGCATTGGTTATTATTTCATTCGCTTTACCCTATTTTAATAACCTTGCAGGGAAGACTATCAATATAGATTTTTCTAACCTGAATATTATAGCAGGCCTAATCGCATTTAGCATTTTAGTTGGTTTATTGGCAGGCATTTATCCAGCATTTTTTATATCGTCCTTTAACCCTATTGCAGTAATGAAAGGGCAACTTAATACTGGAGGGAAAGGTGCTCTATTGAGAAATGGTTTGGTTGTATTTCAATTCTTTATATCTATCATATTAATAACTGGAACACTGATAGTTTATAAACAAATGAACTATATACAATCTACAGATTTGGGGTACAATAAAGAAAATATAGTTATAATTGAAGGAATAGGAAATTTGGGTAATAAACTAGAGACATTTAAAAATGAAGTAAATAAAGTAACTGGAGTAAGTAATGTTGCTTTTAGCAGTGCCATGCCAGGTCAACCGTTCTTTTTTGGCAGTTCTTTTATTCCAGAATATAAGTCTGAAGCTTTAATTACTAAAACAATGGTAATGGACGAAGACTTTCAAAAAACCATGGGTTTAGAAATTATTGAAGGCAGAGGGTTTGACAAGGCTTATAATGATTCTTCGTCTATAATATTAAATGAAGCAGCTCTCGTAGCCTTAGATATACAAGATCCTATTGGCAGTAAAATTACTAGTAAAAATAACGACCCAGCAAATAATGTAACCTATACAATTGTTGGTATTGCCAAAGATTTTCACTTCCAATCATTACGCGAAAGTATTTCTCCATTGGCGATTCTTGCTCCTTCTGGTTCAAATAATTTTGGTTTTTTGGCTGTTCACATCAATAACTCTGAACTACATAGTAGCTTATCTGACATTGAAAACCTTTGGAAAGAATTTGAAAATGAAATGCCTTTCAAACACACTTTTTTTGAGGAAGACTTAAAAGCTCAATATATCTCAGACAAAAGGTTTGGAGAAGTGTTTATGGTATTTGCTTCATTAGCAATTATAATAGCCTGTGTTGGATTATTTGGCTTGGCTGCCTACACAGCAAGTTTAAAAACCAAAGAAATTGGAGTAAGAAAAGTTCTCGGTGCTTCCATTTCTGGAATTATACTTATGCTTACAACAAAGTTTACCAAGTTGGTACTAATCGCATTTGTTTTGGCTATTCCTTTTACTTACTATGTAATGGATTGGTGGCTATCTTCATTCGCTTACAAAACTGAAATGGGAATACTTCCATTTTTGCTGGCAGGTACATCTGCCTTTGGCATTGCAATTATTACAGTGAGCTACCAATCTATAAAAGCAGCTATAGTAAACCCAGTTAAATCTTTAAAAAGTGAATAA